A single genomic interval of Malania oleifera isolate guangnan ecotype guangnan chromosome 11, ASM2987363v1, whole genome shotgun sequence harbors:
- the LOC131168241 gene encoding uncharacterized protein LOC131168241, translating to MEELEQAIRENIEKSFEEENSQLRLMQELSASLKELCSTLRQWEAAKKRLAGLNRLLAKPPMSIRLKKVIQIGSLRGTMVQRRWSHRSLRGDADNRQIRGDANKDKIQKIVNVAEFYFSALAIEFDSLMKKAAVADVLHVENDTDYDAVCMVKGTYGSKGRLFLAPKYDRLMREKVEAAGFKLFPRLA from the exons ATGGAAGAACTAGAACAAGCTATTAGGGAGAATATTGAAAAGTCCTTTGAGGAAGAGAATAGCCAGCTACGGCTGATGCAGGAGCTGAGTGCTAGTCTTAAAGAGTTGTGCAGTACGCTTCGTCAGTGGGAAGCTGCTAAAAAGAGGTTAGCTGGTTTAAATCGCCTCCTTGCCAAGCCTCCCATGTCGATTAGACTGAAGAAAGTCATTCAG ATTGGTTCCTTGAGGGGCACCATGGTTCAGAGACGATGGAGTCATCGGTCTTTGAGAGGGGACGCAGATAATAGACAGATCAGAGGGGACGCAAATAAAGATAAAATACAGAAAATTGTTAATGTGGCGGAGTTTTATTTTAGTGCGCTGGCTATTGAGTTTGATTCACTTATGAAGAAAGCTGCAGTTGCTGATGTTCTTCATGTTGAGAACGACACAGATTATGATGCAGTCTGCATGGTAAAGGGAACGTATGGTTCTAAGGGACGACTTTTTCTTGCTCCAAAATATGATAGGCTTATGAGAGAGAAAGTTGAGGCGGCTGGATTTAAATTGTTCCCGCGGTTGGCTTAG